From a region of the Arachis ipaensis cultivar K30076 chromosome B09, Araip1.1, whole genome shotgun sequence genome:
- the LOC107615632 gene encoding uncharacterized protein LOC107615632 — translation MNLEGVGDEVRCRAFPVTLAGPAIRWFNNLPQGSVTRFSDISCAFLAQFTTRIAKAKHPINLLGVTQRSGEPTRKYLDRFNDECLEIDRLTDSVASLCLTNGLLNEDFRKYLTTKPVWTMQEI, via the coding sequence ATGAACCTGgagggagtgggagacgaggtaaggtgccgcgctttcccggtcaccttAGCGGGGCCTGCAATtcggtggttcaataacctcccgcagggctcaGTGACCAGGTTCTCGGACATCAGCTGCGCCTTCCTAGCCCAATTCACAACCAGAATAGCGAAGGCAAAGCACCCAATCAATCTACTTGGAGTGACCCAGAGATCCGGTGAGCCGACCAGAAAATACCTAGACCGATTCAACGATGAGTGCTTGGAGATCGACAGGCTGACGGATTCGGTCGCAAGCTTGTGCCTGACGAACGGACTCCTAAACGAGGACTTCAGAAAGTACCTCACCACGAAGCCGGtgtggacaatgcaggagatctaa